One Pseudomonas sp. FP1742 genomic window carries:
- the hisS gene encoding histidine--tRNA ligase: MSKSLQAIRGMNDILPEQTPLWRHFEGTVSRLLDNYGYKQIRMPIVEFTELFKRSIGEVTDIVEKEMYTFEDRNGDSLTLRPEGTAACVRAVLEHGITGGGQVQKLWYIGPMFRHERPQKGRYRQFHQIGCEVFNLDGPDIDAELIVLTWRLWGELGIRDAVKLELNSLGTAESRARYREALVEYLTARLDQLDEDSQRRLKTNPLRVLDTKNTDTQAVLADAPKMADYLDEESRVHFEGLKARLDAAGIPYVINPKLVRGLDYYSKTVFEWVTDQLGAQGTVCAGGRYDGLVEQMGGKPTPGVGFAMGIERLVLLLETLEQIPEEISRQVDVYLCAFGEAAELAALTLSEKVRDQLPNLRLQVNAGAGSFKSQFKKADKSGALYALILGDDEMAQQVVGFKPLRGQGEQQSIAWDALAAHLATCVVQG, translated from the coding sequence GTGAGCAAGTCTCTGCAAGCCATTCGTGGCATGAACGACATCCTGCCCGAACAGACTCCCCTGTGGCGTCATTTCGAGGGCACTGTTTCGCGTCTGCTGGATAACTACGGTTACAAGCAGATCCGCATGCCGATCGTCGAGTTCACCGAGCTGTTCAAGCGCTCGATCGGTGAAGTGACCGACATCGTCGAAAAAGAGATGTACACCTTCGAAGACCGCAACGGCGATTCCCTGACCCTGCGCCCTGAAGGCACAGCGGCCTGCGTGCGTGCGGTGCTCGAGCACGGCATCACCGGCGGTGGCCAGGTGCAGAAACTCTGGTACATCGGCCCGATGTTCCGTCACGAACGTCCACAGAAAGGTCGTTATCGCCAGTTCCACCAGATCGGTTGCGAAGTCTTCAACCTCGACGGTCCGGACATCGACGCCGAGTTGATCGTGCTGACCTGGCGCCTGTGGGGCGAACTGGGTATCCGCGATGCGGTCAAGCTCGAGCTCAATAGCCTGGGCACTGCCGAATCCCGCGCTCGTTATCGCGAAGCACTGGTCGAGTACCTGACCGCTCGCCTGGATCAACTGGACGAAGACAGCCAGCGCCGTCTGAAGACCAACCCGCTGCGGGTCCTGGATACCAAGAACACCGACACTCAAGCGGTGCTGGCCGACGCGCCGAAAATGGCCGACTACCTCGACGAAGAATCCCGCGTGCACTTCGAGGGCCTCAAGGCTCGCCTGGACGCCGCCGGCATTCCTTATGTGATCAACCCGAAGCTGGTTCGCGGGCTGGATTACTACAGCAAGACCGTTTTCGAATGGGTCACCGACCAGTTGGGCGCCCAGGGCACCGTGTGTGCCGGTGGTCGTTACGACGGCCTGGTGGAGCAGATGGGCGGCAAGCCGACCCCGGGCGTAGGTTTCGCCATGGGTATCGAACGCCTGGTACTGCTGCTTGAAACCCTTGAACAGATCCCGGAAGAAATCTCCCGTCAGGTCGATGTCTACCTGTGTGCCTTCGGCGAGGCCGCCGAACTGGCTGCCCTGACGTTGAGCGAAAAGGTGCGTGATCAATTGCCCAACCTGCGCCTGCAAGTCAATGCCGGTGCCGGCAGCTTCAAAAGCCAGTTCAAGAAAGCCGACAAGAGCGGTGCGTTGTACGCATTGATCCTCGGTGACGACGAAATGGCCCAGCAAGTGGTAGGTTTCAAACCCCTGCGTGGCCAGGGCGAACAACAAAGCATTGCCTGGGATGCGCTTGCTGCACACCTGGCCACCTGCGTCGTGCAGGGTTGA
- a CDS encoding tetratricopeptide repeat protein, with amino-acid sequence MSSTEDEHLAELKDWWTRNGKPLVTGGLLALVIVFGWQAFQKYQSNQSQGASILYQQLLETTLTPDGKPDAARVSDLAGKLNSEFGGTAYAQYGSLFVAKVAVDSGKLDDAASELKAIVDKPANPALGEVARQRLAQVLAAQNKVDEALKLLEGDADKAFLATREELKGDLLVQLGRTDEANAAYQKAKAALSDEAAVGGLQIKLDDLAKGDA; translated from the coding sequence GTGTCGAGTACCGAAGACGAACATCTGGCGGAGTTGAAGGACTGGTGGACACGCAACGGCAAGCCCCTGGTCACTGGCGGCCTGTTGGCGCTGGTCATCGTATTCGGCTGGCAGGCCTTTCAGAAGTATCAGAGCAATCAGTCGCAAGGCGCCTCGATTCTCTACCAGCAATTGCTGGAAACCACGCTGACGCCTGACGGCAAGCCTGATGCTGCACGTGTTTCGGATCTGGCCGGCAAGCTCAACAGCGAGTTCGGCGGCACCGCTTACGCGCAATACGGCAGCCTGTTCGTGGCGAAAGTCGCGGTCGACAGCGGCAAGCTCGACGACGCAGCCAGCGAGCTGAAAGCCATTGTCGACAAACCGGCCAACCCGGCACTGGGTGAAGTCGCCCGTCAGCGCCTGGCGCAGGTACTGGCCGCGCAGAACAAGGTCGATGAAGCCCTGAAACTGCTCGAAGGCGATGCCGACAAGGCCTTCCTGGCCACTCGTGAAGAACTCAAGGGCGACCTGCTGGTGCAGCTGGGCCGTACCGACGAAGCGAACGCGGCGTATCAAAAAGCCAAGGCGGCACTGTCGGATGAAGCGGCGGTCGGTGGCCTACAAATCAAGCTGGACGACCTGGCCAAAGGGGATGCGTGA
- the bamB gene encoding outer membrane protein assembly factor BamB, producing the protein MRDVIRWKHAALLALAILAAGCSSNSKKELPPAELTDFKEEVVLHKQWSRSIGNGQGETYNMLVPAIDGDTIYAADVTGVVMAMDRSNGDIKWKKDLELPVSGAVGVGYGLVMIGTLKGEIVALDASSGEEKWRARVTSEVLAPPATNGDVVVVQTQDDRLIGLDAATGNQRWLYDSTPAVLTLRGTSAPIVTNRLAVAGLSTGKVVALDISNGVPVWEQRVAIPQGRSELERVVDIDGGLLLSGGTLYVASYQGRVAALDLESGRQLWQRDASSYAGVAQGFGSVYVSLSSGTVEGVDERSTTALWSNDSLARRQLSAPEVFSSYVAVGDLEGYLHLLSQVDGRFVGRERIDSDGLRARPLVVGDTIYVYGNSGKLEALTIK; encoded by the coding sequence ATGCGTGACGTGATCCGTTGGAAACATGCAGCATTGCTGGCTCTGGCCATTCTGGCCGCGGGTTGCAGCAGCAACAGCAAAAAAGAATTGCCACCGGCCGAGCTGACCGACTTCAAAGAAGAAGTGGTTCTGCACAAGCAGTGGAGTCGTTCGATCGGTAACGGTCAGGGCGAAACCTACAACATGCTGGTTCCGGCGATCGATGGCGATACCATCTATGCCGCCGACGTCACCGGTGTGGTGATGGCGATGGATCGCAGCAATGGCGACATCAAATGGAAGAAAGATCTCGAACTGCCTGTCTCCGGCGCCGTTGGCGTGGGTTACGGTCTGGTCATGATCGGCACGCTCAAGGGTGAAATCGTTGCCCTGGATGCCAGCAGCGGTGAAGAGAAATGGCGCGCTCGCGTGACCAGCGAAGTTCTCGCGCCGCCGGCCACCAACGGTGACGTTGTTGTGGTGCAGACCCAGGATGACCGTCTGATCGGTCTGGACGCCGCCACCGGCAACCAGCGCTGGTTGTATGACAGCACGCCGGCAGTCCTGACCCTGCGCGGCACCAGCGCACCGATCGTCACCAACCGCCTTGCGGTGGCTGGCCTGTCGACCGGTAAAGTGGTCGCTCTGGATATTTCCAACGGCGTGCCGGTGTGGGAACAGCGTGTAGCGATTCCACAAGGTCGTTCGGAGCTGGAGCGTGTGGTCGATATCGACGGTGGCTTGCTGCTGTCCGGCGGTACACTGTATGTCGCCAGCTACCAGGGTCGCGTCGCGGCACTGGACCTGGAAAGCGGTCGTCAGCTCTGGCAGCGTGATGCTTCCAGTTATGCCGGTGTCGCCCAGGGTTTTGGCAGCGTCTACGTGAGCCTGTCTTCGGGCACTGTTGAAGGCGTCGACGAGCGTTCCACCACTGCATTGTGGAGCAACGATTCGCTGGCCCGCCGTCAACTGTCGGCTCCGGAAGTGTTCTCCAGCTACGTTGCAGTCGGTGACCTGGAAGGTTACCTGCACCTGCTGAGTCAGGTGGACGGTCGTTTCGTCGGCCGCGAGCGCATCGACAGCGACGGCCTGCGTGCCCGTCCGCTGGTGGTGGGTGACACGATTTATGTGTATGGCAACAGCGGCAAACTGGAAGCCCTGACCATCAAGTAA
- the der gene encoding ribosome biogenesis GTPase Der has translation MVPVIALVGRPNVGKSTLFNRLTRTRDAIVGDLSGLTRDRQYGEAKWQGRSYILVDTGGISGDEHGMDEKMAEQSLLAIEEADVVLFLVDAKAGFTAADQMIAEHLRKRNKRSYVVANKVDNIDPEMARAEFAPLGMGHAIPIAGAHGRGITQMLEIALSDFPKDEEEPQEGEEEEIVAEGEEAKRIPGPSEKDGIKIAIIGRPNVGKSTLVNRMLGEDRVIVYDQPGTTRDSIYIPFERNDEKYTLIDTAGVRKRGKIHEEVEKFSVVKTLQAIKDANVVIFVMDAREGVVDHDLNLLGFALEAGRALVIAINKWDGMTPSERDFVKVELQRRLFFVDFADIHFISALHGTGVGNLYASVQNSFKSAVTRWPTNRLTQILEDAVGEHAPPMVNNRRIKLRYAHLGGANPPIIVIHGNQIEKVPKSYVRYLENTYRRVLKLVGTPIRIEFKGGENPYEGNKNSLTDRQVNKKRRLMSHHKKADKKRRDKR, from the coding sequence ATGGTTCCCGTAATCGCCCTGGTGGGCCGACCGAACGTCGGCAAGTCCACCTTGTTCAACCGCCTGACCAGGACTCGCGACGCCATCGTCGGCGACTTGTCCGGTCTGACCCGTGATCGCCAATACGGTGAGGCCAAGTGGCAAGGGCGTTCCTACATTCTGGTCGACACTGGCGGTATCTCCGGTGACGAGCACGGTATGGACGAAAAAATGGCCGAGCAGTCGCTGCTGGCCATTGAAGAAGCGGATGTCGTTCTGTTCCTGGTAGATGCCAAGGCCGGTTTTACCGCCGCCGACCAGATGATCGCCGAGCACTTGCGCAAGCGTAACAAGCGTTCCTACGTGGTCGCCAACAAGGTCGACAACATCGACCCTGAAATGGCCCGCGCCGAATTCGCCCCGTTGGGCATGGGCCACGCGATCCCGATCGCTGGTGCCCACGGTCGTGGCATCACCCAGATGCTGGAAATCGCCCTGAGCGACTTCCCGAAAGACGAAGAAGAACCGCAAGAAGGCGAAGAGGAAGAGATCGTTGCCGAAGGTGAGGAAGCCAAGCGCATTCCTGGCCCAAGCGAAAAAGACGGTATCAAGATCGCCATCATTGGCCGTCCGAACGTCGGCAAGTCGACCCTGGTCAACCGCATGCTCGGTGAAGACCGGGTGATCGTGTATGACCAGCCTGGTACCACCCGCGACAGTATCTACATCCCGTTCGAGCGTAACGACGAGAAGTACACGCTGATCGACACCGCTGGTGTGCGAAAGCGCGGCAAGATTCACGAAGAAGTCGAAAAGTTCTCCGTGGTCAAAACCCTGCAGGCGATCAAAGACGCCAACGTGGTGATCTTCGTGATGGACGCCCGCGAAGGCGTGGTGGACCACGACCTCAACCTGCTGGGCTTTGCCCTTGAAGCCGGTCGTGCGCTGGTGATCGCGATCAACAAGTGGGACGGCATGACGCCGAGCGAGCGCGATTTCGTGAAGGTCGAGCTGCAACGTCGACTGTTCTTTGTCGACTTCGCCGACATCCACTTCATCTCGGCCCTGCACGGCACTGGCGTAGGTAATCTCTATGCGTCGGTACAGAACTCGTTCAAGTCCGCGGTCACCCGCTGGCCGACCAACCGCCTGACCCAGATTCTGGAAGATGCGGTCGGCGAGCACGCGCCACCGATGGTCAACAACCGCCGGATCAAGCTGCGTTATGCCCACTTGGGTGGTGCGAACCCGCCGATCATCGTGATCCACGGTAACCAGATCGAGAAAGTGCCGAAGTCGTACGTGCGCTATCTGGAAAACACCTACCGTCGTGTACTCAAGCTGGTCGGTACGCCGATCCGTATCGAGTTCAAGGGCGGCGAGAACCCGTACGAAGGCAACAAGAACTCGCTCACCGACCGTCAGGTCAACAAGAAGCGTCGTTTGATGAGTCACCACAAGAAAGCCGACAAGAAGCGCCGCGACAAGCGCTGA
- a CDS encoding pyridoxal phosphate-dependent aminotransferase: protein MITSKLPNVGITIFTQMSQLAAQTGAINLSQGFPDFDGPQALRDAVGRHIASGHNQYSPMTGLLALRQQIAAKIARSYGAHVDADNEVTVTPGATQAIFCAIQAVIHSGDEVIVFDPAYDSYEPSVELAGGRCVHVQLGLKDFSIDFQKLAQAITPRTRMIILNTPHNPSGALISRAELDQLAALIRDRDIYVISDEVYEHLVFDGVPHASVLAHEELYQRAFVVSSFGKTYHVTGWKTGYVVAPPALSAELRKVHQYVSFCGVTPLQYALADYMAEHPEHVEELPGFYQAKRDLFCDLLTPSRFSFTRVAGTYFQLVDYSQIRPDLNDVEMALWMTREHGVASIPISVFYQTPPEGQRLVRLCFAKREETLREAAAKLCVI, encoded by the coding sequence ATGATCACCAGTAAGCTGCCGAATGTCGGCATCACTATCTTCACGCAGATGTCTCAGCTCGCGGCGCAAACCGGGGCGATCAATCTGTCCCAGGGTTTTCCCGATTTCGACGGCCCGCAGGCCCTGCGTGATGCGGTCGGTCGGCATATCGCCAGTGGCCACAACCAGTATTCGCCGATGACCGGCTTGCTGGCGTTGCGTCAGCAGATCGCGGCGAAGATCGCTCGCAGCTATGGCGCCCACGTGGATGCTGACAATGAAGTGACGGTCACTCCCGGCGCGACTCAGGCGATTTTCTGCGCGATTCAGGCGGTGATCCACAGCGGTGACGAAGTCATCGTGTTTGATCCGGCCTACGACAGTTATGAACCTTCGGTGGAGCTGGCCGGTGGTCGTTGCGTGCATGTGCAACTGGGTCTGAAAGACTTTTCCATCGATTTCCAGAAGCTTGCCCAAGCCATTACGCCGCGCACGCGGATGATCATCCTCAATACCCCGCACAACCCAAGCGGTGCGCTGATCAGCCGTGCCGAACTGGATCAGTTGGCGGCGTTGATCCGCGACCGCGACATCTATGTGATCAGCGATGAAGTCTACGAACACCTGGTGTTCGACGGCGTGCCTCACGCCAGCGTACTGGCCCATGAGGAGCTGTATCAGCGCGCTTTCGTGGTCAGTTCGTTCGGCAAGACGTACCACGTTACCGGTTGGAAAACCGGTTATGTCGTGGCGCCGCCGGCCCTTAGCGCGGAACTGCGCAAGGTGCACCAGTACGTCAGTTTCTGCGGCGTGACGCCGCTGCAATACGCCTTGGCCGATTACATGGCCGAACACCCGGAACACGTCGAAGAGCTGCCGGGCTTCTATCAGGCCAAGCGCGATCTGTTCTGCGATCTGCTGACGCCGTCGCGCTTCAGTTTTACCCGCGTGGCCGGTACTTATTTCCAGTTGGTCGATTACTCGCAGATTCGCCCGGACCTCAATGACGTCGAGATGGCGCTGTGGATGACCCGCGAGCATGGCGTCGCGAGCATTCCGATCTCGGTGTTCTACCAGACTCCACCTGAAGGCCAGCGCCTGGTGCGTCTGTGCTTTGCCAAGCGTGAGGAGACCCTGCGTGAAGCAGCGGCAAAACTATGCGTGATCTGA
- a CDS encoding amidohydrolase, whose protein sequence is MRDLNTLPNLNLALIQTTLAWHDRQANLEHFEPLLEQARGADLIILPEMFTTGFSMESEALAEPENGPTSKWMRAQAAKLGAVVTGSIIVQAADGSHRNRLLWARPDGEVWHYDKRHLFRMAGENNHYTPGERQVQFELKGWRVRPLICYDLRFPVWSRDPQDTDLLLYTANWPGARRQHWNRLLPARAIENLCYVAAVNRIGTDGKGFAYTGDSQVLDFQGETLLSAGDADGVFKVVLDAAELAAYRTRFPANLDADTFEFT, encoded by the coding sequence ATGCGTGATCTGAATACTCTGCCCAATCTGAATCTTGCGCTGATCCAGACCACCCTGGCCTGGCACGATCGTCAGGCCAATCTGGAGCATTTCGAGCCGCTGCTGGAACAGGCTCGTGGCGCGGACCTGATCATCCTGCCGGAGATGTTCACCACCGGTTTCTCCATGGAATCGGAAGCCCTCGCCGAGCCGGAAAATGGCCCCACCAGTAAATGGATGCGGGCTCAGGCAGCGAAGCTGGGCGCGGTGGTGACCGGCAGCATCATCGTCCAGGCGGCTGACGGCAGCCATCGCAACCGTCTGTTGTGGGCACGGCCGGACGGGGAGGTGTGGCACTACGACAAGCGTCACTTGTTCCGCATGGCAGGGGAGAACAACCACTACACCCCGGGCGAGCGTCAGGTGCAGTTCGAATTGAAGGGCTGGCGAGTGCGGCCGCTGATTTGCTACGACCTGCGCTTCCCGGTCTGGAGTCGCGACCCGCAAGACACTGACTTATTGCTGTACACCGCCAACTGGCCGGGAGCACGGCGTCAGCACTGGAACCGTTTGCTGCCGGCACGGGCGATCGAAAATCTCTGCTATGTGGCGGCGGTGAACCGCATCGGTACCGATGGCAAAGGTTTTGCGTATACCGGTGACAGTCAGGTCCTGGATTTTCAGGGCGAGACATTGCTCAGCGCAGGCGATGCCGATGGCGTGTTCAAGGTCGTGCTGGACGCGGCGGAACTGGCGGCGTATCGCACACGGTTCCCGGCGAATCTGGATGCGGATACCTTCGAGTTCACTTGA
- a CDS encoding transposase, whose protein sequence is MTILTSQAVVGVDVAKAEVLVYRADLQTTQAISNNRAALKRWLKTLPAKSGIAVEATNIYHLDTVELAYELGHQVYVVDGYRLSHYRRSVGQRAKNDPCDARLLARYLAHEQGGLRAWSPPPKAYKALQSLLHRRAALIKARVSLAQSWANEPRLEEELKCLMETFKRSDLAIQKQLRDLSKEAGAAENIERCKAIEGVGVLTATGFATAFLRGEFKDSNAFIAFLGMDLRVDDSGKKTGSRSLTKKGDPEIRRLAHNSAMAACRSATWKPFYEGYLARGFKRTQALVILARKLARVAFALMKNQSEYQPNRPLQGCPAT, encoded by the coding sequence ATGACAATCCTTACTTCGCAAGCGGTCGTGGGTGTTGATGTGGCCAAGGCTGAGGTGCTCGTCTATCGCGCCGATCTGCAAACCACACAAGCCATCTCCAATAATCGAGCAGCACTCAAACGTTGGCTCAAGACGCTGCCCGCCAAAAGTGGCATTGCCGTTGAGGCCACCAACATTTACCACTTGGACACGGTTGAGTTGGCCTATGAGTTGGGTCATCAGGTCTACGTCGTGGACGGTTATCGCTTGAGTCATTACCGCCGCAGTGTCGGCCAACGAGCTAAAAATGATCCGTGTGATGCTCGTCTTCTGGCTCGGTATCTGGCGCATGAACAGGGTGGGTTACGCGCTTGGAGCCCGCCGCCCAAGGCTTACAAGGCCCTGCAAAGCCTGCTTCATCGACGGGCAGCACTGATCAAGGCGCGTGTCAGCCTGGCTCAGAGCTGGGCCAATGAGCCGCGCCTGGAAGAAGAGCTGAAATGTCTGATGGAGACGTTTAAGCGCTCGGATTTGGCCATTCAAAAACAGCTGCGTGACCTGAGCAAAGAGGCCGGAGCCGCCGAAAATATTGAGCGTTGCAAGGCCATTGAAGGCGTTGGTGTACTGACGGCAACTGGATTTGCGACGGCTTTTTTGCGTGGCGAGTTTAAGGACAGCAATGCCTTCATCGCTTTTTTGGGCATGGACTTGAGGGTCGATGACTCGGGAAAAAAGACGGGGAGTCGCAGTCTGACCAAGAAAGGGGATCCGGAAATACGACGTCTGGCCCACAACTCGGCCATGGCCGCCTGTCGTTCAGCGACCTGGAAACCATTTTATGAAGGGTACCTGGCCAGAGGTTTCAAGAGGACTCAGGCCCTGGTAATCCTTGCCCGAAAACTCGCCCGGGTGGCGTTCGCTCTGATGAAAAACCAGAGCGAATACCAACCGAATCGACCGTTGCAGGGTTGTCCTGCAACATAG
- the leuA gene encoding 2-isopropylmalate synthase — protein MSMLKDPSSKYRAFPTINLPDRTWPSKTITAAPIWCSSDLRDGNQSLIEPMDAVKKLRFWKTLVQVGVKEIEASFPAASQTDFDFVRTLIEGGHIPDDTTIQVLTQGREDLIARTFESLRGAKKAIVHLYNATSPSFRRIVFNQDKDGIKAIAVNAAKLFVKYAAQQPETEWTFEYSPETFSATELEFAKEVCDAVIEVWNPTPAHKVILNLPATVECATPNIYADQIEWFGRHINRRDSVIISLHTHNDRGTGVAATELGLMAGADRVEGCLFGNGERTGNVDLVTVALNLYTQGVDPELDFSDIDGVRKVVEECNQIPVHPRHPYVGDLVHTAFSGSHQDAIRKGFAQQKPDALWEVPYLPIDPADIGRSYEAVIRVNSQSGKGGIAYLLEQEYGISLPRRMQIEFSQVVQRETDRLGLEMSAQQIHALLHSEYLQANTPYALVSHRLQEENGHSAVEVEVSSKGQGETNLHWRGKGNGALEALVAGLPIPVEIMDYNEHAIGAGTNAKAAAYIELRVNGERAVHGVGIDENITTASFKALFSALNRSLSQPEAKAA, from the coding sequence ATGAGCATGCTCAAAGACCCGTCTTCGAAATACCGTGCGTTCCCGACCATCAACCTGCCGGACCGCACCTGGCCATCGAAGACCATCACCGCAGCGCCGATCTGGTGCAGCTCGGACCTTCGTGACGGCAACCAGTCGCTGATCGAGCCCATGGACGCGGTCAAGAAGCTGCGTTTCTGGAAAACCCTGGTGCAGGTCGGCGTGAAAGAAATCGAAGCCTCGTTCCCGGCGGCTTCGCAAACCGACTTCGACTTCGTGCGTACCCTGATCGAAGGCGGCCACATCCCGGACGACACCACCATTCAGGTGCTGACCCAGGGCCGTGAAGACTTGATCGCGCGCACGTTCGAATCCCTGCGCGGTGCCAAGAAGGCCATCGTTCACCTGTACAACGCGACCTCCCCTTCCTTCCGCCGCATTGTCTTCAACCAGGACAAGGACGGGATCAAGGCCATTGCCGTGAACGCCGCCAAGCTGTTCGTCAAATATGCCGCCCAGCAGCCGGAAACCGAGTGGACCTTCGAATACTCGCCAGAAACCTTCAGCGCCACCGAACTGGAATTCGCCAAGGAAGTCTGCGACGCGGTGATCGAGGTGTGGAACCCGACGCCTGCGCACAAGGTGATCCTCAACCTGCCTGCCACCGTCGAATGCGCCACCCCGAACATCTATGCCGACCAGATCGAATGGTTCGGCCGTCACATCAACCGTCGTGACAGCGTGATCATCAGCCTGCACACCCACAACGACCGCGGTACCGGCGTGGCCGCTACCGAGCTGGGCCTGATGGCCGGCGCCGACCGTGTCGAAGGCTGCCTGTTCGGCAACGGCGAGCGTACCGGTAACGTCGATCTCGTCACCGTGGCATTGAACCTCTACACCCAGGGCGTAGACCCTGAGCTGGACTTCTCCGACATCGACGGCGTGCGCAAAGTCGTCGAAGAGTGCAACCAGATTCCGGTGCACCCACGTCATCCGTACGTCGGCGACCTGGTTCACACCGCATTCTCCGGCTCGCACCAGGACGCCATCCGCAAGGGCTTCGCCCAGCAGAAACCGGACGCCCTGTGGGAAGTGCCATACCTGCCGATCGACCCGGCCGATATCGGTCGCAGCTACGAGGCGGTCATTCGCGTCAACAGCCAGTCGGGCAAGGGCGGTATCGCTTACCTGCTGGAACAGGAATACGGCATCAGCTTGCCACGCCGCATGCAGATCGAGTTCAGCCAGGTCGTGCAGCGTGAAACCGATCGCCTGGGCCTGGAGATGTCCGCCCAGCAGATCCACGCGCTGCTGCACAGCGAGTACTTGCAGGCCAACACCCCGTACGCGCTGGTCAGCCATCGCCTGCAGGAAGAAAACGGTCACAGCGCCGTGGAAGTCGAAGTCTCCAGCAAAGGCCAGGGCGAAACCAACCTGCACTGGCGCGGCAAGGGCAACGGTGCCCTGGAAGCCCTGGTGGCCGGTCTGCCGATCCCGGTTGAGATCATGGACTACAACGAACACGCCATTGGCGCGGGCACCAATGCCAAGGCTGCGGCCTACATTGAACTGCGGGTGAACGGTGAGCGTGCGGTGCACGGCGTCGGCATCGATGAAAACATCACCACCGCCAGCTTCAAGGCCCTGTTCAGCGCGCTGAACCGCTCCCTGAGCCAGCCGGAAGCGAAAGCGGCGTAA
- a CDS encoding peptidoglycan DD-metalloendopeptidase family protein, which translates to MPRFLAPLLLLCLTFNAHADSYITRLLNKPVPGGVAVVDLGNSAQAPKASYQGKPVLVVKEQNNWLAIVGVPLTVKPGSQSISSGGRNLNFTVGNKKYPEQHITLKNTQQVNPNPENLKRIEGELAEQIQAYRSFSPNTPSNLLLDKPVNGPLSSKFGVRRFFNGEERNPHAGLDFAVPAGTPIKTPAAGKVILIGNYFFNGNTVFVDHGQGFISMFCHMSKIDVKVGQQLARGEVVGKVGSTGRATGPHMHWNVSLNDARVDPAIFIGAFQP; encoded by the coding sequence ATGCCGCGTTTTCTAGCTCCACTGCTGTTGCTGTGCCTGACCTTCAACGCCCACGCCGACAGCTACATCACCCGCCTGTTGAACAAACCAGTGCCGGGCGGCGTGGCAGTGGTGGATCTGGGCAACTCCGCCCAGGCGCCGAAAGCCAGTTATCAAGGCAAGCCCGTATTGGTGGTCAAGGAACAGAACAACTGGCTGGCCATTGTCGGCGTGCCGCTGACCGTCAAACCGGGCAGTCAGTCGATTAGCAGCGGCGGTCGTAACCTGAACTTCACCGTCGGCAACAAGAAATACCCGGAACAGCACATCACCCTGAAGAATACGCAGCAGGTCAATCCGAACCCGGAAAATCTCAAGCGCATCGAAGGTGAGTTAGCCGAGCAGATCCAGGCCTACCGCAGCTTCAGCCCGAATACCCCGAGCAACCTGCTGCTGGACAAACCGGTCAATGGGCCGCTGTCGAGCAAGTTCGGCGTGCGCCGTTTCTTCAATGGCGAAGAACGCAACCCCCACGCCGGCCTCGACTTCGCCGTGCCCGCCGGCACCCCAATCAAGACCCCGGCCGCCGGCAAGGTGATCCTGATCGGGAATTACTTCTTCAACGGCAATACGGTGTTCGTCGACCACGGCCAGGGCTTTATCAGTATGTTCTGCCACATGTCGAAGATCGACGTGAAAGTCGGCCAGCAACTGGCGCGTGGTGAGGTGGTCGGGAAAGTCGGCTCAACTGGCCGTGCGACCGGGCCACATATGCATTGGAACGTCAGCCTGAACGATGCGCGGGTGGATCCGGCGATTTTTATTGGGGCGTTTCAGCCATAA